A single region of the Mycobacterium lentiflavum genome encodes:
- a CDS encoding GNAT family N-acetyltransferase, whose product MTDQDRKAARREIADALLKALERRHEIADVVVESENKAVAVEGIVKLLDTSHVAAEAVMGMCFEQLTIDSRRKILAELEDLNKQLSFTLGERPASSGESLELRPFSATEDRDLFATRTAEIGEAGDGSRVPAGNIDDEIRAALKRVDDEEAAWFVAVDSGQKVGMVFGELLAGEVNVRIWIHPEHRKHGYGTAALRKSRSELAWCFPAVPLVVRAPAAKPE is encoded by the coding sequence ATGACTGACCAGGACCGCAAAGCCGCCCGTAGAGAGATCGCAGACGCCCTTCTGAAAGCTCTTGAACGCCGGCATGAAATAGCCGACGTCGTGGTGGAGTCGGAAAACAAGGCAGTCGCGGTCGAGGGAATCGTCAAATTGCTCGACACCTCTCATGTCGCCGCCGAAGCGGTGATGGGCATGTGCTTCGAGCAGCTCACCATCGATTCGCGCCGCAAGATCCTCGCCGAACTCGAAGACTTGAACAAGCAGCTGAGCTTCACGCTGGGCGAGCGGCCGGCGAGCTCGGGGGAGAGCCTGGAGCTGCGGCCGTTCTCCGCCACCGAGGACCGCGACCTGTTCGCAACGCGCACCGCGGAAATCGGCGAGGCCGGCGATGGTTCTCGTGTCCCCGCGGGGAACATCGACGACGAGATCCGGGCGGCCCTCAAGCGTGTCGACGACGAAGAGGCCGCCTGGTTCGTCGCGGTCGATTCCGGCCAGAAGGTCGGAATGGTGTTCGGCGAGCTGCTCGCCGGCGAGGTGAACGTGCGGATCTGGATTCACCCCGAGCACCGCAAGCACGGTTACGGCACCGCCGCCCTGCGCAAGTCACGCTCGGAGCTGGCGTGGTGCTTTCCCGCTGTGCCGTTGGTGGTCCGGGCGCCGGCGGCCAAACCGGAGTAA
- a CDS encoding class I SAM-dependent methyltransferase — MTSTDSKRFDGDSWDLASSVGATATAVAARRAMASKGPNPLIDDPFAEPLVNAVGVDAFIRMMNGEVELAEDDPAFTAQRLSEGMAVRTRYFDTFLLDAAAAGVRQAVILASGLDTRAYRLPWPDGTVLYEIDQPQVIEFKTRTLADLGAAPTTDRRTVAVDLRDDWPAALRGNGFDSTQPTAWIAEGLLGYLPPDAQDRLFDNITALSAPGSRIGTGYVPDMRDRVEKRGREMSERWRRMGLNLNWSELVYTGERNDVAAYLTERGWQTTVRSTPEMYAHNGFEFPTEPSAFGDIRYLSATLGG, encoded by the coding sequence ATGACGAGCACGGACAGCAAGCGATTCGACGGAGACAGCTGGGATTTGGCGTCGAGCGTGGGAGCCACCGCCACCGCGGTGGCCGCCCGCCGCGCGATGGCGTCCAAGGGCCCCAATCCGTTGATCGACGATCCCTTCGCCGAGCCGCTGGTCAACGCCGTCGGTGTCGACGCCTTCATCCGGATGATGAACGGCGAGGTCGAACTCGCCGAGGACGATCCCGCGTTCACGGCCCAGCGGCTCAGCGAAGGCATGGCGGTGCGAACCCGGTATTTCGACACCTTTCTTCTCGATGCCGCGGCAGCCGGCGTGCGCCAGGCGGTCATTCTGGCGTCCGGGCTGGACACCCGCGCCTACCGGTTGCCGTGGCCGGACGGAACCGTGCTCTACGAGATCGACCAGCCACAGGTGATCGAGTTCAAAACCCGCACCCTGGCCGACCTCGGTGCGGCCCCGACCACCGACCGCCGGACGGTGGCAGTGGACCTGCGCGACGACTGGCCGGCCGCGTTGCGCGGCAACGGATTCGACTCGACGCAGCCGACCGCCTGGATCGCCGAAGGCCTACTCGGGTACCTGCCGCCGGACGCCCAGGATCGCCTGTTCGACAACATCACCGCGCTGTCGGCGCCCGGCAGCCGGATCGGCACCGGCTATGTCCCCGACATGCGTGACCGCGTCGAAAAGCGGGGGCGCGAGATGAGCGAACGGTGGCGCCGGATGGGCCTGAACCTGAACTGGTCCGAACTGGTCTACACCGGCGAGCGCAACGACGTGGCTGCCTACCTCACCGAGCGGGGCTGGCAAACCACGGTGCGCAGCACTCCGGAGATGTACGCGCACAACGGTTTTGAATTTCCCACCGAACCGTCGGCCTTCGGCGACATCAGATACCTGTCCGCGACGCTGGGGGGCTGA
- a CDS encoding class I SAM-dependent methyltransferase yields MTRTDQDSWDLASSVGATATMVAAARAVASNEDNPIINDPFAGPLVRAVGLDFFTRVVDGKLTAAETPEGGLGDLQVETDSIAVRTRFFDDFFLNAARDGIRQAVILAAGLDARAYRLSWPSGSVVYEVDQPQVVEFKTTTMSSLGAVPSAERRTVSIDLRDDWPTALRSSGFDVTRPTSWSAEGLLMYLPPDAQDRLFDNITSLSAPGSMLATEFHPPSETTMSERAQEFNQRWLNLGCDIDLSKLFFDGDRSDVIEYLSGHGWQVSSRPRRELFADYGRDFHDSEALSQLRNIVSVTATLG; encoded by the coding sequence ATGACACGCACTGACCAAGACAGTTGGGATTTGGCCTCGAGCGTCGGCGCCACGGCCACCATGGTCGCCGCGGCCCGCGCAGTGGCCAGCAACGAGGACAACCCGATCATCAACGATCCATTCGCCGGGCCGTTGGTACGGGCGGTCGGGCTGGACTTCTTCACCCGGGTAGTCGACGGCAAGCTGACCGCCGCCGAAACACCGGAGGGCGGCCTGGGCGACCTGCAGGTCGAGACCGACTCGATCGCGGTGCGCACCCGCTTCTTCGACGATTTCTTTCTCAACGCCGCTCGTGACGGCATCCGCCAGGCGGTCATCCTGGCCGCCGGACTCGACGCGCGCGCCTACCGGCTGTCCTGGCCGAGCGGCAGCGTCGTTTACGAAGTAGATCAGCCCCAGGTCGTCGAGTTCAAGACCACCACGATGTCCAGCCTGGGCGCGGTACCGTCCGCCGAGCGACGCACCGTCAGCATCGATCTTCGTGACGACTGGCCAACGGCGTTGCGCAGCAGCGGGTTTGACGTGACCCGGCCGACGTCGTGGAGCGCCGAGGGATTACTGATGTATCTACCCCCGGATGCCCAGGACCGGCTCTTCGACAACATCACCTCGCTGTCGGCGCCCGGGAGCATGCTGGCGACCGAGTTCCATCCGCCGTCGGAAACGACGATGTCCGAGCGTGCGCAGGAATTCAACCAGCGCTGGCTCAATCTCGGCTGCGATATCGACCTGTCGAAATTGTTCTTCGATGGCGATCGCAGCGACGTCATCGAGTACCTGAGCGGCCACGGCTGGCAGGTGAGCTCGCGGCCACGGCGCGAACTGTTCGCTGACTACGGGCGCGATTTCCACGACAGCGAGGCCCTGTCCCAACTGCGCAACATCGTCTCGGTGACCGCCACTCTCGGTTAG
- the secY gene encoding preprotein translocase subunit SecY, whose translation MLSAFISSLRTVDLRRKILFTLGIVVLYRVGAALPSPGVNFPNVQQCIKEASGGEAGQIYSLINLFSGGALLKLTVFAVGVMPYITASIIVQLLTVVIPRFEELRKEGQSGQAKMTQYTRYLAIALAILQATSIVALAANGGLLQGCSLDIIADQSIFTLVVIVLVMTSGAALVMWMGELITERGIGNGMSLLIFVGIAARIPSEGKTILDSRGGMIFTAVLLAALLIIVGVVFVEQGQRRIPVQYAKRMVGRRMYGGTSTYLPLKVNQAGVIPVIFASSLIYIPHLITQLIRSGSGGVGTSWWDKFVGTYLSDPSDPVYIGIYFGLIIFFTYFYVSITFNPDERADEMKKFGGFIPGIRPGKPTADYLRFVLSRITLPGSIYLGAIAVLPNLFLQIGNAGAVQNLPFGGTAVLIMIGVGLDTVKQIESQLMQRNYEGFLK comes from the coding sequence GTGCTTTCGGCTTTCATCTCGTCGCTGCGAACAGTCGACTTGAGACGGAAGATCCTCTTCACGCTCGGAATTGTCGTGCTGTATCGCGTCGGCGCCGCTTTGCCGTCGCCCGGCGTCAACTTCCCGAACGTGCAGCAGTGCATTAAAGAGGCCAGCGGTGGCGAAGCCGGGCAGATCTATTCGCTGATCAACCTGTTCTCCGGTGGTGCGCTGCTCAAGCTCACCGTGTTCGCGGTCGGCGTCATGCCCTACATCACCGCGAGCATCATCGTGCAGCTGCTCACCGTGGTCATTCCACGGTTCGAGGAATTACGTAAAGAGGGCCAGTCCGGCCAGGCCAAGATGACGCAGTACACGCGTTACCTGGCGATCGCGCTGGCCATCCTGCAGGCCACCAGCATCGTGGCGCTGGCGGCCAACGGCGGCCTGCTGCAGGGCTGCTCGCTGGACATCATCGCCGACCAGAGCATCTTCACCCTGGTCGTCATCGTGCTCGTCATGACGAGTGGCGCGGCGCTGGTGATGTGGATGGGTGAGCTGATCACCGAACGCGGCATCGGCAACGGCATGTCGCTGCTGATCTTCGTCGGCATCGCCGCCCGCATTCCGTCCGAGGGCAAGACGATCCTGGACAGCCGCGGCGGCATGATCTTCACCGCCGTGCTGCTGGCCGCGCTGCTGATCATCGTCGGCGTCGTCTTCGTCGAGCAGGGCCAGCGCCGGATCCCGGTGCAGTACGCCAAGCGCATGGTGGGCCGGCGTATGTACGGCGGCACCTCGACGTATCTGCCGCTCAAGGTCAACCAGGCCGGTGTTATCCCCGTCATCTTCGCGTCGTCGCTGATCTACATTCCGCACCTGATCACCCAGTTGATTCGCAGCGGCAGCGGCGGCGTCGGCACCAGCTGGTGGGACAAGTTCGTCGGGACTTACCTGTCGGACCCGAGCGATCCGGTCTACATCGGCATCTACTTCGGGCTCATCATCTTCTTCACGTACTTCTATGTGTCGATCACCTTCAATCCCGACGAGCGCGCTGACGAAATGAAGAAGTTCGGCGGCTTCATCCCCGGCATCCGGCCGGGCAAGCCCACCGCCGACTATCTGCGTTTCGTGCTGAGCCGGATCACGCTCCCGGGCTCGATCTACCTCGGTGCGATCGCGGTGTTGCCCAACCTGTTCCTGCAGATCGGGAACGCCGGGGCGGTGCAGAATCTGCCATTCGGCGGAACGGCGGTTCTGATCATGATTGGCGTCGGGTTGGATACCGTCAAACAGATCGAGAGTCAGCTGATGCAGCGCAACTACGAAGGGTTCCTCAAGTGA
- a CDS encoding adenylate kinase yields MRVVLLGPPGAGKGTQSEKLSEKLGIPQISTGDLFRSNIGQGTKLGLEAKRYLDAGDLVPSELTNQLVDDRLNDPDTVNGFILDGYPRSIEQAKALHEMLERRGTDIDAVLEFRVSEDELLQRLKGRGRADDTEEVIINRFKVYNDETAPLLEYYRDELKTIDAIGSLDEVFARALRALGK; encoded by the coding sequence GTGAGAGTCGTTTTGCTGGGGCCACCGGGGGCGGGTAAGGGCACACAGTCGGAGAAACTCAGCGAAAAGCTCGGAATTCCGCAGATCTCCACCGGAGATCTGTTCCGCAGCAACATCGGGCAGGGCACCAAGCTGGGCCTGGAGGCCAAGCGCTACCTGGATGCCGGCGATCTGGTGCCCTCCGAGCTGACCAACCAACTCGTCGACGACCGGTTGAACGACCCGGACACCGTCAACGGCTTCATCCTGGACGGATATCCCCGCTCGATCGAGCAGGCCAAAGCGCTACACGAAATGCTCGAACGCCGCGGCACCGACATCGACGCGGTGCTGGAGTTTCGGGTGTCCGAAGACGAGTTGCTACAGCGCCTCAAGGGCCGCGGCCGCGCCGACGACACCGAGGAAGTCATCATCAACCGGTTCAAGGTCTACAACGACGAGACGGCGCCGCTGCTGGAGTACTACCGCGACGAACTCAAGACGATCGACGCGATCGGATCGTTGGACGAGGTATTCGCCCGCGCGCTGCGAGCGCTGGGCAAGTAG
- the map gene encoding type I methionyl aminopeptidase has translation MRALARLRRTKVVPQRSAGELDAMAAAGAVVANALQAVHAAAVAGVSTLSLDEIAESVIRDAGATPSFLGYHGYPASICASVNDRVVHGIPSAAEILAHGDLVSIDCGAVLNGWHGDAAITFGIGALDPNDEALCSATRESLEAGIAAMVPGNRLTDVAHAIEMGTRAAEVRHRRAFGIVEGYGGHGIGRQMHMDPFLPNEGSPGRGPLLAPGSVLAIEPMLTLGTGKTRVLDDDWTVTTTDGSRAAHWEHTVAVTQDGPRILTLS, from the coding sequence ATGCGCGCGCTGGCGCGGCTGCGCAGAACCAAGGTAGTGCCGCAGCGCAGCGCCGGCGAACTGGACGCGATGGCCGCGGCGGGCGCGGTGGTGGCCAACGCCCTGCAAGCAGTGCACGCGGCCGCGGTTGCCGGAGTATCCACCCTGAGCCTGGACGAAATCGCCGAGTCGGTGATCCGGGACGCCGGCGCGACGCCGTCCTTCCTTGGCTATCACGGTTATCCGGCGTCCATCTGCGCGTCGGTCAACGACCGGGTGGTGCACGGCATCCCCTCCGCGGCGGAAATCCTCGCCCACGGTGACCTGGTCTCCATCGACTGCGGCGCGGTGCTGAACGGCTGGCACGGCGACGCGGCGATCACGTTCGGGATCGGGGCACTCGATCCCAACGACGAAGCGCTGTGTTCGGCGACCCGGGAGTCGCTGGAAGCCGGCATCGCGGCCATGGTCCCGGGCAACCGGTTGACCGATGTCGCGCATGCCATCGAAATGGGAACGCGGGCGGCCGAGGTTCGCCACCGCCGCGCGTTCGGGATCGTCGAGGGTTACGGCGGCCACGGCATCGGCCGGCAGATGCACATGGACCCGTTCCTGCCCAACGAGGGATCACCGGGCCGCGGCCCGCTGCTGGCCCCCGGTTCGGTGCTGGCGATCGAGCCGATGTTGACCCTAGGAACAGGTAAAACGCGGGTGCTCGACGACGACTGGACGGTCACCACCACCGACGGCTCACGCGCCGCGCACTGGGAGCACACCGTGGCGGTCACCCAAGACGGGCCCCGCATTCTCACCTTGAGCTGA
- a CDS encoding sigma-70 family RNA polymerase sigma factor: MARGAGTAAAEAALMKALYDEHAAVLWRYALRLTGDAAHAEDVVQETLLRAWQHPEVVSDTERSARAWLFTVARNMIIDDRRSARYRNVVGSTDVDGAPEQATPDEVNAALDRLLIADAMTQLSAEHRAVIERSYYRGWTTAQIAGDLDIAEGTVKSRLHYAMRALRLTLQELGVTR, encoded by the coding sequence GTGGCTCGTGGCGCTGGTACCGCCGCTGCCGAAGCCGCGTTGATGAAGGCGCTCTACGACGAGCACGCCGCGGTCCTGTGGCGCTATGCGCTGCGGCTGACCGGCGACGCCGCCCACGCCGAGGACGTCGTTCAGGAAACGCTGCTACGGGCATGGCAGCATCCGGAAGTCGTCAGCGACACCGAGCGCTCTGCGCGCGCCTGGTTGTTTACCGTCGCCCGCAACATGATCATCGACGATCGCCGCAGCGCACGGTATCGCAACGTGGTCGGTTCGACCGATGTCGACGGAGCGCCCGAGCAGGCCACGCCCGACGAGGTCAACGCGGCGCTGGACCGGCTGCTGATCGCCGACGCGATGACGCAGCTGTCCGCGGAACACCGGGCCGTTATCGAGCGTTCGTACTACCGCGGATGGACTACCGCGCAGATTGCTGGAGACCTCGACATTGCCGAGGGAACCGTGAAGTCGCGACTACACTATGCCATGCGGGCTTTGCGGCTCACTCTGCAGGAACTCGGAGTTACTCGATGA
- a CDS encoding zf-HC2 domain-containing protein, giving the protein MDEMKTPMRGVGPPGDNEVFGLIMGDNHRYAMWDAAYVLGSLSSVDRREFEGHMAHCSACRDAVAELSGVPALLSQLDREEVAAMAESGDIPPATPEPSPELLPSLLAKVAWRRSRTRAITWVASSAAAAVLAVGVFVGVQGHTPSATPPQPVAASAEMAQVGTNLLASTVQISSQHWGTSINLKCVCLAPPYAHHDTLAMVVVGRDGSQTRLATWVAEPGHTATPAASISTPIEQIAAVQVVAADSGQVLLQRSL; this is encoded by the coding sequence ATGGATGAAATGAAGACGCCGATGCGAGGTGTCGGCCCACCCGGCGACAACGAGGTCTTTGGACTGATCATGGGTGACAATCACCGCTACGCGATGTGGGATGCCGCATACGTACTGGGGTCGTTGTCGTCCGTTGACCGCCGTGAGTTCGAAGGGCACATGGCGCACTGCTCGGCGTGCCGGGATGCCGTCGCCGAGCTCAGTGGAGTGCCGGCCCTGCTTTCGCAACTCGATCGCGAAGAAGTTGCCGCGATGGCGGAATCCGGCGACATCCCGCCGGCGACGCCGGAGCCCTCGCCCGAGTTGTTGCCGTCGTTGCTGGCGAAGGTGGCCTGGCGCCGCAGCCGGACGCGGGCGATCACCTGGGTGGCCTCGTCCGCCGCGGCCGCGGTACTAGCTGTCGGCGTGTTCGTCGGTGTTCAGGGTCATACCCCGTCGGCGACCCCACCGCAGCCGGTCGCCGCTTCGGCGGAGATGGCGCAGGTGGGCACCAACCTGCTGGCGTCGACGGTCCAGATCTCCAGTCAGCACTGGGGGACGTCCATCAACTTGAAGTGCGTCTGCTTGGCGCCGCCGTATGCGCATCACGACACGTTGGCGATGGTCGTGGTCGGTCGCGACGGCAGTCAAACCCGGCTGGCGACCTGGGTGGCCGAACCGGGTCACACCGCGACGCCGGCCGCGAGCATCTCAACGCCGATCGAGCAGATCGCCGCCGTGCAGGTGGTCGCCGCCGACAGTGGTCAGGTTTTGTTGCAGCGTTCGCTGTAA
- a CDS encoding thiamine pyrophosphate-binding protein, with product MPRKHRVVDHIVECLASIGVDHIFGVDGANIEDLYDAAHFRSEVTAVLAKHEFSAATMADGYSRSGAGLGVVAATSGGAALNLVAGLGESLTSRVPVLALVGQAPTTMDGRGSFQDTSGNNGSLNAEAVFSAVSVSCERVLRPADITAALSRAIAAARTGGPAVLLLPKDIQQAFVYADRSGVIGNDPRPIGNPQPIIPVLRDATGPITIIAGEQVARDNARAELEELRALLRARVATVPDAKDASGTPGFGSSSALGVTGVMGHPGVVEAVAASAVCVVIGTRLSVTARAGLDDALATVRTVSIGSARPYVPCTHVHTDDLRSSLRMLTHALSGSGRPTGVRVPDVVSRSELTPPSCVGEGLRYRDAMTVLNGVLPNGTDIVVDAGNTGASAVHYLPARRGGRFTVALGMGGMGYSFGAGIGMAFGRANSGRPHGRTVVIAGDGAFFMHGMEVHTAVQYRLPVTFVLFNNNAHAMCVTREQLFYDNLYSYNRFRPSRLGAGLAAMFPGLRSIDVGDARELAAAMSTALGIDGPAVVSVDCAADEIPPFAPFLTAAKTETIAIDEIPTVKEKCTNVAASA from the coding sequence ATGCCTCGGAAGCACCGCGTTGTTGACCACATCGTCGAATGCCTCGCGTCAATCGGAGTCGACCACATCTTCGGAGTGGATGGCGCCAACATCGAAGACCTTTACGACGCGGCACATTTCCGCTCCGAGGTCACTGCAGTACTGGCCAAGCACGAATTCTCCGCCGCCACGATGGCCGACGGATACAGCCGCAGCGGCGCCGGACTCGGTGTGGTGGCCGCTACTTCGGGCGGTGCTGCGCTGAATCTTGTTGCGGGACTTGGAGAGTCGCTGACGAGCCGAGTCCCGGTGTTGGCTTTGGTTGGGCAGGCCCCGACGACCATGGATGGCCGCGGCAGCTTCCAGGACACCAGCGGCAACAACGGATCCCTGAACGCCGAGGCCGTTTTCTCCGCGGTGTCGGTGTCCTGTGAGCGGGTGCTGCGGCCGGCCGACATCACTGCGGCGTTGTCCCGGGCCATCGCGGCGGCGCGCACCGGTGGTCCGGCAGTATTGTTGCTGCCCAAGGACATTCAGCAGGCGTTCGTCTACGCCGATCGATCGGGCGTCATCGGCAATGACCCGCGGCCGATCGGAAACCCGCAACCGATCATTCCGGTGCTGCGCGACGCCACCGGGCCGATCACGATCATCGCCGGTGAGCAGGTGGCCCGCGACAACGCTCGGGCCGAGCTCGAAGAGCTGCGAGCATTGCTGCGGGCCCGGGTCGCTACCGTGCCCGACGCCAAAGATGCTTCCGGTACACCGGGATTCGGCTCCTCATCCGCGCTGGGAGTGACCGGCGTGATGGGCCACCCGGGCGTGGTCGAGGCGGTGGCCGCCAGCGCGGTGTGCGTCGTGATCGGCACCCGCCTTTCCGTCACCGCCCGGGCTGGTCTCGACGACGCGCTCGCGACGGTGCGGACCGTCTCGATCGGCTCTGCGCGGCCTTATGTTCCGTGCACGCACGTGCATACCGACGACCTGCGTTCGTCGCTGCGCATGCTGACTCATGCCCTGTCCGGGAGTGGGCGTCCGACCGGCGTGCGGGTGCCCGACGTCGTGTCGCGTTCCGAATTGACACCCCCGTCCTGCGTCGGCGAGGGTCTGCGCTACCGCGATGCGATGACGGTGCTCAACGGTGTTCTGCCCAACGGCACCGACATCGTGGTCGACGCGGGCAACACCGGTGCGTCCGCGGTGCACTACCTGCCGGCCCGGCGCGGCGGCAGATTCACCGTCGCACTGGGAATGGGCGGCATGGGCTACAGCTTCGGGGCCGGTATCGGGATGGCTTTCGGACGGGCCAACAGCGGACGGCCGCATGGGCGCACCGTGGTAATCGCCGGCGATGGAGCGTTTTTCATGCACGGCATGGAAGTTCACACCGCGGTGCAATACCGGTTGCCGGTGACATTCGTGTTGTTCAACAACAACGCGCATGCGATGTGCGTGACTCGCGAGCAGTTGTTCTACGACAATCTCTACAGCTACAACCGATTTCGGCCCAGCCGGCTGGGTGCCGGGCTGGCAGCCATGTTCCCTGGGCTGAGGTCGATCGACGTCGGCGACGCCCGGGAACTCGCCGCCGCGATGAGCACGGCGCTCGGCATCGACGGGCCCGCGGTGGTCAGCGTCGATTGCGCCGCCGACGAGATCCCGCCGTTCGCCCCATTCCTCACCGCGGCCAAGACCGAAACCATTGCTATTGACGAGATTCCGACCGTTAAGGAGAAATGCACCAATGTCGCTGCCAGCGCTTGA
- a CDS encoding SRPBCC family protein, producing MSLPALEDIPDLIDGVTRIETSPREQATPIIMDMMRSVYPHDQVFGEYCTVNDYIDCPPDELFGYLSDTRSLEEWTYSLRGFTPTDEPGLWLAYDRLGSQTEIYTRTIANEQARTVDYHCAWDQGKHLWMIYLMRVIDAQVVLDKPGSVVLWTNCHHPFYDHNPYPETAPAQRPVWVGDFWDMFGAGHSLELKNLKAIAEYRHHNGLPVTPEWMR from the coding sequence ATGTCGCTGCCAGCGCTTGAAGATATCCCCGATCTCATCGACGGGGTTACTCGCATCGAAACCAGCCCTAGGGAGCAGGCGACTCCGATCATCATGGACATGATGCGGTCGGTGTACCCGCACGATCAGGTCTTCGGGGAATACTGCACCGTAAACGATTACATCGACTGCCCGCCCGATGAGTTGTTCGGGTATCTGTCCGACACGCGCAGCCTCGAAGAGTGGACTTACAGCCTGCGCGGCTTCACTCCCACCGACGAGCCCGGCCTGTGGCTGGCCTACGACCGGCTCGGCTCGCAGACCGAGATCTACACGCGCACCATCGCCAACGAGCAGGCTCGCACCGTCGACTATCACTGCGCGTGGGACCAGGGCAAGCATCTGTGGATGATCTACCTGATGCGCGTTATCGACGCGCAGGTGGTCCTCGACAAGCCCGGTTCGGTTGTGCTGTGGACCAATTGCCACCATCCGTTCTACGACCACAACCCGTATCCGGAGACCGCGCCGGCGCAGCGCCCGGTGTGGGTCGGCGACTTCTGGGACATGTTCGGCGCAGGCCACTCACTGGAATTGAAGAACCTCAAGGCAATCGCCGAGTACCGCCACCACAATGGCCTGCCGGTGACCCCCGAATGGATGAGATGA
- a CDS encoding 3-oxoacyl-ACP synthase III family protein: MGNQTVSLIDVSTYLPGEPIPADYYAQFAESDELRENVMFRAPKFRHHVAPDESSIDMIERAVQGLVERHGHDVVEGADVLITHTQVPDMAFYGQGGGIAHRLGLRPSWVLDLNNGGCAAFVLALNVARKLLSSGEGHTALIAIAQNAAGQFFDQPTIRRKAQSAVPGDGAAVGLVTVGDESPILDVECRTFGEYAGEMTLSFDPPRKWWQAGPGEGSIGFTESKITKVLARGNRQVPEVAYAVCDRIGLSTKDIDLMVTNQPNRAFLRNWRDALELPPERHRDTFEECGNLFGAGIPINLDRAISDGQLKSGDVVLMAGFAHAGDFAGAAAVRWGGRA; this comes from the coding sequence ATGGGTAACCAAACCGTCAGCCTGATCGACGTCTCCACCTATCTGCCCGGCGAGCCGATACCCGCCGACTATTACGCACAGTTCGCCGAATCTGACGAGCTGCGGGAGAACGTCATGTTCCGTGCTCCCAAGTTTCGCCATCACGTTGCGCCGGACGAGAGTTCGATCGACATGATCGAACGCGCGGTGCAGGGACTCGTCGAGCGTCACGGCCACGACGTGGTCGAAGGCGCCGACGTGCTGATCACCCATACTCAGGTCCCCGACATGGCGTTCTACGGGCAAGGCGGCGGCATTGCGCACCGGCTGGGCCTGCGGCCGTCATGGGTGCTCGATCTGAACAACGGCGGATGTGCGGCGTTTGTACTGGCGCTCAACGTGGCCCGCAAACTGCTGTCGTCCGGCGAAGGGCACACCGCGCTGATCGCGATCGCGCAGAACGCGGCCGGACAGTTCTTCGATCAGCCGACGATTCGCCGCAAGGCGCAGTCGGCCGTGCCCGGTGACGGGGCCGCGGTCGGACTCGTCACGGTGGGCGACGAGTCGCCGATTCTCGATGTCGAGTGCCGCACCTTCGGCGAATACGCGGGAGAGATGACGCTTTCCTTCGACCCGCCGCGCAAGTGGTGGCAGGCCGGCCCCGGCGAGGGCAGCATCGGCTTCACCGAAAGCAAGATCACCAAGGTGCTGGCCCGCGGCAACCGGCAGGTTCCCGAGGTGGCCTACGCGGTATGTGACCGAATCGGATTGTCCACCAAGGATATTGACCTGATGGTGACCAATCAGCCGAACAGGGCGTTTCTGCGCAACTGGCGTGACGCGCTCGAGTTGCCGCCGGAACGGCACCGGGACACCTTTGAGGAGTGCGGCAACCTGTTCGGCGCCGGGATCCCGATCAATCTGGATCGGGCAATATCCGACGGCCAGCTCAAGTCCGGTGATGTGGTGCTGATGGCGGGCTTCGCCCACGCCGGTGACTTCGCCGGCGCGGCGGCGGTGCGCTGGGGCGGTCGAGCCTGA